A genomic segment from Nicotiana sylvestris chromosome 1, ASM39365v2, whole genome shotgun sequence encodes:
- the LOC138877745 gene encoding uncharacterized protein — protein sequence MNTVFPKLVNGIVYAENDHEVWLKSLWDEYGSLIPSLLVTAGTRDFIKHLEQQKPFQFLMGFNESYRAIISQILLQSPSPSVSRAFAMLINKENQRKVCVSNSQISLANEVNESTVFMSTRGNQSEFKRQNDLYCEYCHFKGHSKDTCYKLHGYPLGYKGKRQQQYK from the exons ATGAACACCGTATTTCCAAAATTGGTAAATGGCATTGTGTATGCTGAAAATGATCATGAAGTCTG GTTGAAGTCATTATGGGATGAATATGGTTCTCTTATACCCTCACTCCTAGTTACTGCTGGTACAAGAGACTTTATCAAACATTTAGAACAACAAAAGCCTTTTCAATTCTTAATGGGATTCAATGAATCATATAGAGCAATTATAAGTCAAATTCTGCTGCAATCTCCATCACCTTCAGTTAGTCGTGCATTTGCAATGTTAATAAATAAGGAGAATCAAAGAAAAGTCTGTGTCTCTAACTCTCAGATTAGCTTAGCAAATGAAGTGAATGAATCTACAGTTTTCATGAGTACAAGAGGAAATCAGTCAGAGTTTAAAAGGCAAAATGATTTGTACTGTGAGTATTGCCACTTCAAAGGTCACTCAAAGGATACTTGTTACAAGTTACATGGATATCCACTTGGATATAAAGGAAAAAGACAACAACAATACAAGTAG